A genome region from Apus apus isolate bApuApu2 chromosome 2, bApuApu2.pri.cur, whole genome shotgun sequence includes the following:
- the SLC39A6 gene encoding zinc transporter ZIP6, giving the protein MESATSVAFLVSFSILLCECYHGLETATVVHTSERTFPEKAACVNIDLAGLIQKFHLQELFHRYGENNSLSVDGFRKLLQNIGIDKMKRIKIDHDHDHDHHLHHHVSLSKNTEKTLCPNHESEASKDHRSSRSKEPHKVENVEHQQNFVRSKNTANEIITAPTDGHSELQSVQPGEAKLVARVGQTSSNGINATGGNNASWPVSSKANESRASPKESERGSYLYSKLKKQNTQECSSASKLMQSHGIGTQVLLTPTEFSYLCPALINQIDGKSCIVHATSEKAEHPSDSYSLRIAWIGGFISISVISFLSLLGVILVPLMNRVFFKFLLSFLVALAVGTLSGDAFLHLLPHSHGNHHHEKPLVEQNKGSMFKNLIFQSTEESDYLDSTWKGLTALGGLYFMFLVEHLITLIKQFKDKKKKKKNEDDGESKKFSANEEKLDADDRPEGYLGTDSQDPSPFISQQPIVQEEEEVMIAHSHLEEVDNEYTSRGCRNKCHSHLHDTLGQTDHLSHHHHDYHHILHHHHHQNHHPHSHSQRYSLEELKDAGIATLAWMVIMGDGLHNFSDGLAIGAAFTEGLSSGLSTSVAVFCHELPHELGDFAVLLKAGMTVKQAVLYNALSAMLAYLGMMTGILIGHYADNVSMWIFALTAGLFMYVALVDMVPEMLHNDASDHGCSRWGYFLLQNAGILLGFGIMLLISVFEHKIVFSINL; this is encoded by the exons ATGGAGAGTGCAACATCAGTCGCTTTCCTTGTGTCATTTTCCATACTACTGTGTGAATGCTACCATGGGTTGGAGACAGCTACTGTTGTGCATACATCAGAGAGAACTTTTCCAGAAAAGGCAGCTTGTGTTAATATTGACTTGGCAGGATTAATACAGAAGTTTCACCTCCAAGAACTTTTCCATCGTTATGGAGAAAACAACTCGCTGTCAGTTGATGGGTTTAGAAAACTGCTCCAGAACATAGGTATAGACAAAATGAAACGGATCAAAATAGACCATGATCATGACCACGATCATCACCTTCATCATCATGTTTCTTTGAGTAAAAACACTGAGAAGACTCTTTGTCCAAATCATGAATCTGAGGCTAGCAAAGACCACAGGAGCAGTCGCTCGAAGGAGCCTCATAAGGTAGAGAATGTGGAACATCAGCAGAACTTTGTACGCAGCAAGAACACGGCTAATGAAATCATCACTGCTCCCACAGATGGCCACTCTGAGTTGCAGAGTGTGCAGCCCGGGGAAGCCAAGCTGGTTGCCCGTGTAGGTCAGACCAGCTCTAATGGCATTAATGCCACAGGTGGCAACAATGCAAGCTGGCCTGTCAGCAGCAAAGCCAATGAGTCTCGTGCTTCTCCCAAGGAATCAGAAAGAGGAAGTTACCTGTATTctaaactgaaaaagcaaaatacccAGGAG TGCTCCAGTGCATCAAAACTGATGCAGTCTCATGGAATAGGCACTCAAGTATTGTTGACTCCTACTGAGTTCAGTTACCTCTGTCCAGCTCTTATTAATCAGATTGATGGCAAATCCTGCATAGTCCATGCAACTAGTGAAAAAGCTGAACATCCTTCAGACAGTTACTCTCTGCGAATAG cttggATTGGAGGTTTTATATCCATCTCTGTCATCAGCTTTCTTTCCTTACTGGGTGTTATATTGGTACCTCTGATGAATCgtgtatttttcaaatttcttctAAGTTTTCTTGTGGCATTGGCTGTGGGAACTTTGAGTGGAGATGCGTTCTTGCATCTCCTTCCACAT TCTCATGGAAACCATCACCACGAAAAACCTCTGGTTGAACAAAATAAAGGCTCTATGttcaaaaatctcatttttcaaagcacagagGAGAGTGATTACCTGGATTCTACATGGAAGGGACTTACAGCACTTGGAGGCTTGTATTTCATGTTTCTAGTGGAGCATTTGATCACTTTAATAAAGCAGTttaaagacaagaagaaaaag aaaaaaaatgaagatgatggagaaagTAAGAAGTTCTCAGCAAATGAAGAAAAGTTAGATGCAGACGATC GGCCTGAGGGCTATCTAGGGACAGACTCTCAAGATCCATCGCCCTTCATTTCTCAGCAGCCAATTGTACAAGAAGAGGAGGAAGTGATGATAGCTCATTCTCATCTAGAGGAGGTTGACAATGAGTACACTTCCAGGGGCTGTAGAAACAAATGTCATTCTCACTTACACGATACTCTAGGACAGACAGATCATCTTAGTCATCATCACCACGACTACCATCATATTctgcatcatcatcatcatcagaaCCATCATCCCCACAGTCACAGTCAACGCTACTCACTTGAGGAACTGAAGGATGCTGGGATAGCAACTCTGGCATGGATGGTGATTATGGGAGATGGACTACACAATTTTAGTGATGGCCTAGCAATTG GAGCAGCCTTTACTGAAGGGTTATCTAGTGGTTTAAGCACTTCTGTGGCTGTATTTTGCCATGAATTACCTCATGAGCTAG GAGATTTTGCTGTACTTCTAAAAGCTGGTATGACTGTCAAGCAAGCTGTGCTTTATAATGCTCTGTCAGCTATGCTGGCCTACCTTGGAATGATGACCGGGATCCTTATCGGCCATTATGCAGACAACGTTTCAATGTGGATATTTGCACTTACTGCTGGCTTGTTCATGTATGTGGCTCTTGTGGATATG GTGCCTGAAATGCTCCACAATGATGCCAGTGATCATGGATGTAGCCGTTGGGGGTACTTCCTGTTACAGAATGCTGGAATTCTCTTGGGTTTTGGGATAATGCTGCTTATCTCTGTATTCGAACATAAGATTGTGTTCAGCATAAATCTATAA